A stretch of the Desulfitobacterium chlororespirans DSM 11544 genome encodes the following:
- the glk gene encoding glucokinase: protein MDLPYAGIEKGQLYLAGDIGGTKTLLGLYSLEGTELVLVRERNFPSKDWQDLTALIQGFLGEIALTPEDITGGCLSLAGPITRNKCFLTNLNRVIDCPALRSSLPLRKPLILVNDLEAMGRGLMDLRAEDLLCLNPSAESPSSSLASSPALSLARPSLNRALIAPGTGLGQAMILADGRVCATEGAHGDYAPCTEQEVRLWRFLAQRYGHVSYERVLSGPGLADLYQFLHWETHSSSAYAPTHDPVSDSIPAPAPIPTPAEIAKRALAGICPLCTEALELFVKILGAEAGNLALRTLAYGGIYLGGGIPPKILPKLQEDGFREAFLAKGRLRDLLAQIPIYVILNERTALLGAAHLAAAAGYSPA from the coding sequence ATGGATTTGCCTTATGCAGGCATTGAAAAAGGCCAACTATACTTGGCGGGAGACATCGGCGGAACCAAAACTCTCTTAGGGCTTTATTCCCTGGAAGGCACCGAGCTTGTCTTAGTCAGGGAAAGGAATTTCCCCAGTAAAGACTGGCAAGACTTAACAGCGCTTATACAAGGATTTTTAGGTGAAATAGCCCTAACTCCTGAAGACATAACCGGAGGCTGCCTCAGCCTGGCCGGGCCCATCACTCGAAATAAGTGTTTCCTCACCAATTTGAATCGGGTGATTGATTGTCCTGCCTTGCGGTCTTCCCTACCATTACGAAAGCCCCTGATTTTGGTCAACGACCTCGAGGCTATGGGGCGGGGCCTCATGGATTTAAGAGCGGAAGATTTGCTCTGCCTTAACCCTTCCGCAGAGAGCCCTTCCTCTTCCCTTGCCTCGTCTCCTGCCCTTTCCCTCGCCAGGCCCTCACTTAACCGGGCACTGATCGCCCCCGGTACAGGCTTGGGTCAGGCCATGATCCTGGCTGACGGGCGGGTTTGCGCCACGGAAGGCGCCCATGGGGACTATGCCCCCTGCACCGAGCAGGAAGTACGGTTATGGCGCTTTCTGGCCCAACGATACGGTCATGTCAGCTATGAGAGAGTCCTCTCTGGTCCCGGGCTGGCAGATCTCTATCAGTTTCTGCACTGGGAAACCCATTCCTCCTCTGCCTATGCTCCTACCCATGACCCGGTCTCTGACTCTATCCCTGCTCCCGCCCCTATCCCTACTCCTGCCGAGATCGCAAAAAGAGCCCTCGCCGGAATCTGTCCACTCTGTACAGAAGCCCTGGAGCTCTTTGTGAAAATCCTGGGAGCGGAAGCAGGCAATCTCGCTTTAAGGACCTTGGCTTATGGAGGAATCTATCTGGGCGGAGGCATCCCCCCTAAAATTCTCCCCAAGCTTCAGGAGGATGGTTTCCGGGAGGCCTTTCTTGCGAAAGGCCGTCTGAGGGACCTTTTGGCCCAGATCCCTATCTATGTGATCCTTAATGAAAGGACCGCTCTGCTGGGGGCCGCCCACCTGGCGGCGGCAGCCGGGTATTCTCCTGCATGA